In one window of Pseudomonas putida DNA:
- the nikB gene encoding nickel ABC transporter permease subunit NikB produces MLRYILLRLVLLAPVMLGVSLLVFVLLHLGSTDPALDYLRLSHIPPTDAAIAEVRHALGLDRPLYEQYLNWLWNALHLDFGVSYLTGRPVLDDLLYYLPATLQLGGLALACTLLLSIPLGLMAARWQGRWPDHAVRAVTFLGVSMPNFWLAFLLIALFSLSLGWLPPLGRGRAGHLVMPVLTIALMSMSINARLLRASLLEASGQRHVTYARARGLPERRVWRDHVLRNAWLPFVTATGMHVGELIGGALVIETIFAWPGVGRFAVSAVLNRDFPVMQCFTLLLTGLLMLCNLVVDVCYAWLDPRSRLEGARA; encoded by the coding sequence ATGCTGCGCTACATTCTGCTGCGCCTGGTATTGCTGGCCCCGGTGATGCTCGGTGTGTCGCTGCTGGTGTTCGTGTTGCTGCACCTGGGCAGCACGGACCCGGCCCTGGATTACCTGCGCCTGTCGCACATCCCGCCGACAGATGCGGCCATTGCCGAAGTGCGCCATGCCCTGGGCCTGGATCGGCCCTTGTACGAGCAGTACCTGAACTGGCTGTGGAATGCGTTGCATCTGGATTTCGGTGTTTCCTACCTGACCGGCCGACCGGTACTGGACGACCTGTTGTACTACCTGCCGGCGACCCTTCAACTGGGCGGCCTGGCGCTGGCCTGCACGTTGTTGCTGTCGATCCCGCTGGGGCTCATGGCCGCGCGCTGGCAGGGTCGCTGGCCCGACCATGCAGTCCGGGCGGTGACCTTCCTGGGCGTGTCGATGCCCAATTTCTGGCTGGCGTTCCTGTTGATTGCACTGTTCTCGCTGTCGCTGGGCTGGCTGCCGCCGCTCGGTCGAGGGCGCGCCGGGCACCTGGTGATGCCAGTACTGACCATTGCCCTGATGTCGATGTCGATCAATGCTCGCCTGTTGCGCGCCAGCCTGCTCGAAGCCAGCGGCCAGCGCCATGTCACCTACGCCCGCGCCCGGGGCCTGCCCGAACGCCGGGTGTGGCGCGACCACGTGCTGCGCAACGCCTGGCTGCCGTTCGTCACCGCCACCGGCATGCACGTGGGCGAACTGATCGGCGGTGCGCTGGTGATCGAGACCATCTTCGCCTGGCCCGGCGTGGGGCGCTTTGCCGTCTCGGCGGTGCTTAACCGCGATTTTCCGGTGATGCAGTGCTTCACCCTGCTGCTGACCGGCCTGTTGATGCTCTGCAACCTGGTCGTGGACGTGTGCTACGCCTGGCTCGACCCACGCAGCCGGCTGGAGGGCGCACGCGCATGA
- a CDS encoding GNAT family N-acetyltransferase, whose product MDCLATLYTERLVLTPLQLEDAPAIQQLFPQWEVVRYLDRRVPWPYPQDGALVYVRDMALPAMAAGREWHWMIRLRGAEQPIIGSISLYDQPGNNRGFWLAPQWWGQGYMREACRVVNAYWFETLSRPVMQVPKAVANHASRKVSEHEGMRLVDRRDGHFVSGPLEVEIWEMTRRDWLARSLG is encoded by the coding sequence ATGGATTGCCTCGCGACGCTGTATACAGAACGCCTTGTGCTCACCCCCCTTCAACTGGAAGACGCGCCAGCGATCCAGCAGTTGTTTCCCCAGTGGGAGGTGGTCCGTTATCTCGATCGCCGTGTGCCCTGGCCCTATCCGCAAGACGGCGCGTTGGTCTACGTGCGTGACATGGCGTTACCGGCCATGGCGGCGGGCCGTGAATGGCACTGGATGATCCGCCTGCGCGGCGCAGAGCAACCCATCATCGGCAGCATCAGCCTGTACGACCAACCCGGGAACAACCGGGGTTTCTGGCTTGCACCGCAGTGGTGGGGGCAGGGCTACATGCGCGAAGCCTGCCGGGTGGTCAACGCCTATTGGTTCGAGACATTGTCTCGCCCCGTCATGCAGGTGCCCAAGGCCGTTGCCAATCACGCCTCTCGAAAAGTGTCGGAGCATGAAGGCATGCGCCTGGTGGACAGGCGCGACGGGCATTTCGTCTCCGGGCCGCTTGAGGTCGAGATATGGGAGATGACCCGCCGTGATTGGCTTGCCCGCTCCTTGGGTTGA
- the nikD gene encoding nickel import ATP-binding protein NikD, with product MMPATLEIQDLLIASHAGLLVHGVDLQLRRGEVCALVGASGSGKSLSCLGMLDLLPAGLVRTQGQLLLDGQPVSAAQVRGRLAGLVLQNPRSAFNPVSSMASHGLETLRQHGITGAAARERMADCLAAVGLTDHARVLQAFAFQLSGGMLQRMMIALALMAETPFLLADEPTSDLDAVSQARFLDVLMELVGRHGLGVLLVTHDMGVVARCADQVAVMDAGRIVERQAVHALFDRPVSDTARTLLKAHRILCGSQA from the coding sequence ATGATGCCAGCGACCCTCGAAATCCAGGACCTGCTCATAGCGTCCCACGCCGGTTTGCTGGTGCATGGCGTCGACCTGCAGTTGCGCCGCGGCGAGGTCTGCGCACTGGTCGGGGCCAGTGGTTCGGGCAAATCCCTGAGCTGCCTGGGCATGCTCGACCTGTTGCCTGCGGGCCTTGTGCGTACCCAGGGCCAGTTGCTGCTCGACGGCCAACCGGTGAGCGCCGCCCAGGTGCGTGGCCGCCTGGCCGGCCTGGTGCTGCAGAACCCGCGCAGTGCCTTCAACCCGGTAAGCAGCATGGCCAGCCACGGGCTCGAAACCCTTCGCCAGCACGGTATCACCGGCGCCGCCGCCCGCGAGCGCATGGCCGACTGCCTGGCGGCCGTGGGCCTGACGGATCACGCCCGCGTGCTGCAAGCGTTCGCCTTCCAGCTCAGCGGCGGCATGCTGCAGCGCATGATGATCGCCTTGGCGCTGATGGCCGAAACTCCGTTCCTGCTGGCCGACGAGCCCACCAGCGATCTCGACGCGGTAAGCCAGGCACGCTTTCTCGACGTGCTGATGGAGCTGGTTGGACGGCATGGCCTCGGGGTGCTGCTGGTGACCCATGACATGGGGGTGGTGGCGCGCTGCGCCGATCAGGTAGCGGTGATGGATGCCGGCCGCATCGTCGAGCGCCAAGCCGTGCATGCACTGTTCGACCGCCCTGTCAGCGACACTGCTCGCACCTTGCTCAAAGCCCATCGAATCCTCTGCGGGAGCCAAGCATGA
- the nikA gene encoding nickel ABC transporter substrate-binding protein, producing MSAFAQAAAPTAPGQTLVYSWPVNAGPIDPRGYAPNQMYAQAMVYEPLVRYTHAGTVEPWLATGWKVSEDGKTYTFTLRDGVRFSDGTPFDAAVAKANLDAVLANSQRHCWMELVSTLDHVEAPDHLTLRLVLKHPYYPTLMELAQVRPMRFGAPAAKPGQPVGTGPWMRVESRLGEFDRFVRNPFYWGPQPAYGEVMVKVIPDPNSRALALQAGEIELIQGAAGEISAATFVRLRDQGYATALSAPLATRTLAMNTGRGATRDLAVRQAINEAVDKQAIIDKILYGLEPRADTLFASNMPYSDIGLKLYPYDPAQARQALESAGWTLAPGASVRSKGGEPLSIELVFLGTSALQKSLAEVLQGELAKVGIHVELRAVEEGALVRRQREGDFDMIFADTWGAPYDPHSFVSSMRYAGHADYMAQRGLAMKDELDRRIGQVLASTDEQQRAEQYRFILTTLHEQAVYLPISHLTAISVHRDSVDHVEFGSTLFDVPFEAMTPKQAH from the coding sequence ATGAGCGCCTTCGCGCAGGCCGCCGCCCCCACGGCGCCGGGTCAGACACTGGTGTACTCCTGGCCGGTCAACGCCGGCCCCATTGACCCGCGCGGATATGCGCCGAATCAGATGTACGCCCAGGCCATGGTCTACGAACCGCTGGTCCGCTACACCCACGCCGGCACCGTCGAGCCGTGGCTGGCGACGGGCTGGAAAGTGTCCGAGGACGGCAAGACCTACACCTTCACCTTGCGCGACGGCGTGCGTTTCAGCGACGGTACGCCGTTCGATGCCGCGGTCGCCAAGGCCAACCTGGATGCGGTCCTGGCCAACAGCCAACGCCATTGCTGGATGGAGCTGGTCAGCACCCTCGACCATGTCGAGGCCCCCGATCACCTGACCTTGCGCCTGGTGCTCAAGCACCCTTACTACCCGACGCTGATGGAGCTGGCCCAGGTCCGCCCGATGCGCTTCGGCGCCCCTGCAGCCAAGCCCGGCCAGCCAGTCGGGACCGGGCCCTGGATGCGGGTCGAGTCGCGCCTGGGCGAGTTCGACCGCTTCGTGCGCAACCCTTTCTACTGGGGGCCGCAACCGGCCTACGGCGAAGTCATGGTGAAGGTCATTCCCGACCCCAACAGCCGTGCCCTGGCCTTGCAGGCCGGTGAAATCGAGCTGATCCAGGGTGCCGCCGGCGAGATCAGCGCCGCCACCTTCGTGCGCCTGCGCGACCAAGGCTACGCCACTGCCCTGTCGGCGCCGTTGGCTACCCGCACGCTGGCCATGAACACCGGCCGTGGCGCCACGCGCGACCTGGCGGTGCGCCAGGCGATCAACGAGGCGGTGGACAAGCAGGCGATCATCGACAAGATCCTCTACGGCCTGGAACCGCGGGCTGACACCCTGTTCGCCAGCAACATGCCGTACTCGGACATCGGCCTGAAACTCTATCCATACGACCCTGCACAGGCCAGGCAGGCGCTGGAGTCCGCAGGCTGGACACTGGCTCCCGGTGCCAGCGTGCGCAGCAAGGGCGGTGAGCCGCTGTCGATCGAGCTGGTGTTCCTCGGCACCAGTGCCTTGCAGAAAAGCCTGGCTGAAGTCCTGCAGGGCGAGTTGGCCAAGGTCGGTATCCATGTCGAGTTGCGGGCCGTTGAAGAAGGCGCCCTGGTGCGGCGCCAGCGCGAGGGTGACTTTGACATGATCTTCGCCGACACCTGGGGCGCCCCGTATGATCCGCATTCGTTCGTCAGCTCCATGCGTTATGCCGGCCACGCCGACTACATGGCCCAGCGCGGGCTTGCGATGAAGGATGAACTGGACCGGCGCATCGGCCAGGTGCTGGCCAGCACCGACGAGCAACAACGCGCCGAGCAGTACCGCTTCATCCTGACCACCCTGCACGAGCAGGCGGTGTACTTGCCCATCTCCCACCTCACCGCCATCAGCGTGCACCGCGATTCGGTCGATCACGTCGAATTCGGCAGCACCTTGTTCGATGTGCCCTTCGAGGCCATGACCCCCAAGCAGGCCCACTGA
- the nikR gene encoding nickel-responsive transcriptional regulator NikR, with product MQRITITLDEELLGLIDRRVETQGYQGRSEAIRDLLRNGLREAEALPEDDPCVAVVSYLYDHTTRELPKRLNQTLHAHHDLTRSTLHVHLDAGHCLEVSVLQGPSGRIGELSRQLMVERGVEHGQVQVIPAPLPPATTR from the coding sequence ATGCAACGGATCACCATCACTCTGGATGAAGAGCTGCTCGGTCTGATCGATCGACGGGTTGAAACGCAGGGCTATCAAGGGCGTTCGGAGGCCATCCGCGACCTGCTGCGCAACGGCCTGCGCGAAGCCGAAGCCTTGCCGGAAGATGACCCCTGCGTGGCGGTGGTCAGCTACCTGTATGACCACACCACGCGTGAGCTTCCCAAGCGCCTCAACCAGACGTTGCACGCGCACCACGACCTGACCCGCTCGACGCTGCACGTGCACCTGGATGCAGGACATTGCCTGGAGGTTTCGGTGCTTCAGGGCCCCAGTGGGCGTATCGGCGAGTTGTCGCGTCAATTGATGGTCGAGCGCGGGGTGGAGCATGGACAGGTGCAAGTGATACCGGCGCCACTGCCCCCTGCAACGACGCGATGA
- the nikC gene encoding nickel ABC transporter permease subunit NikC — translation MSTRWAIRRPAVPGHAGLVLGLVLVGLLAVLAVFGQWLTPHDPDLVDLGQRLMPPDASHWLGTDHLGRDLLSRLIVGTRLSLGSVMLTLALVLALGLAVGGLAGFVGGRTDLLLMRLCDMFMTFPTLVLAFFFVTLLGTGLTNVIIAIALSHWAWYARMVRGMVIAQRGREYVLASRLAGASRSTRLRQHVLPNIAGPLLVLATMDIGHMMLHVSGLSFLGLGVAPPTAEWGVMINDAKEFIWSHPHLLLLPGLMIFFSVMAFNLLGDALRDRLDPTREHH, via the coding sequence ATGAGTACGCGCTGGGCAATTCGTCGGCCGGCCGTGCCCGGCCATGCGGGGCTGGTCCTGGGCCTGGTGCTGGTTGGCCTGCTGGCGGTACTGGCCGTATTCGGCCAGTGGCTGACCCCGCACGACCCCGATCTGGTCGACCTCGGCCAGCGCCTCATGCCACCCGATGCCAGCCACTGGCTGGGCACCGATCACCTGGGCCGCGACCTGCTGTCGCGCTTGATCGTCGGTACCCGCCTGTCGCTGGGCAGCGTGATGTTGACCCTGGCCCTGGTACTGGCGCTCGGACTCGCCGTGGGAGGCCTCGCGGGCTTTGTCGGCGGGCGCACCGACCTGCTGCTGATGCGCCTGTGCGACATGTTCATGACCTTTCCGACCCTGGTGCTGGCGTTCTTCTTCGTCACGCTGCTCGGTACCGGCCTGACCAACGTGATCATCGCCATCGCGTTGTCCCATTGGGCGTGGTATGCGCGCATGGTGCGCGGCATGGTGATTGCCCAGCGTGGTCGTGAATACGTGCTGGCCTCGCGCCTGGCCGGTGCCTCGCGCAGCACCCGCCTGCGCCAGCACGTGCTGCCGAACATCGCAGGCCCCTTGCTGGTACTGGCGACCATGGACATCGGCCACATGATGCTGCACGTCTCGGGCCTGTCGTTTCTCGGCCTGGGTGTGGCACCGCCTACGGCCGAGTGGGGCGTGATGATCAACGATGCCAAGGAGTTCATCTGGAGCCACCCCCACCTGCTGCTGTTGCCGGGGCTGATGATCTTCTTCTCGGTGATGGCCTTCAACCTGCTGGGCGACGCACTGCGCGACCGCCTCGACCCGACCCGGGAGCACCACTAG